A genome region from Penicillium psychrofluorescens genome assembly, chromosome: 3 includes the following:
- a CDS encoding uncharacterized protein (ID:PFLUO_004775-T1.cds;~source:funannotate) codes for MSLSATSTTLLRTCARQQLPTARAAVASCQRRDVSNKSSFDSPFGSSQEYTSTLKIPNFSKYSSNKSPRSNQVFSYFMAGSLGLASAVGAKATVQDFLVNMSASADVLAQAKVEVALGAIPEGKNVIIKWRGKPVFIRHRTQDEITEAREEKWEELRDPQSDEDRVQRPEWLIMLGVCTHLGCVPIGEAGDYGGWFCPCHGSHYDISGRVRRGPAPLNLEVPQYSFPEDETLVIG; via the exons ATGTCGCTCTCCGCTACCTCCACCACTCTGCTGCGCACCTGCGCTCGTCAGCAGCTGCCCACCGCTCGGGCCGCGGTCGCCTCCTGCCAGCGGAGGGACGTCTCGAACAAGTCGTCCTTCGACAGCCCCTTCGGCAGCTCGCAGGAGTACACCTCGACCCTGAAGATCCCCAATTTCAGCAAATACTCCTCCAACAAGTCGCCCCGCTCCAACCAGGTCTTCTCCTACTTCATGGCCGGATCCCTCGGTCTGGCCTCTGCCGTCGGTGCCAAGGCTACCGTGCAGG ACTTCCTGGTCAACATGTCCGCTTCCGCCGACGTCCTGGCTCAGGCCAAGGTCGAGGTCGCTCTCGGCGCCATCCCGGAGGGCAAGAAC gtcatcatcaagtGGCGCGGCAAGCCCGTCTTCATCCGTCACCGCACCCAGGATGAGATCACCGAGGCCCGTGAGGAGAAATGGGAGGAACTGCGCGACCCCCAGTCCGACGAGGACCGCGTGCAGCGGCCCGAGTGGCTAATCATGCTTG GTGTCTGCACCCACCTGGGTTGTGTCCCCATCGGCGAGGCCGGCGACTACGGCGGCTGGTTCTGCCCCTGCCACGGCTCCCACTACGATATCTCCGGCCGTGTCCGGAGGGGCCCTGCGCCTCTGAACCTGGAGGTTCCTCAGTACAGCTTCCCCGAGGACGAGACCCTCGTTATCGGTTAA
- a CDS encoding uncharacterized protein (ID:PFLUO_004776-T1.cds;~source:funannotate), which translates to MPPKNAGDPEEITGQSALPISRIKKIVHLDEDIVQCSNNATFVIAMATEMFIHYLAEQGHNVVKSERKPRKTVQYRDLATAVSHIDNLEFLADVIPKTTTYKQFKEKKAKEAAGNGDGGGVMEKGQRTLNGTGAPAKQVNGNSAEDPMAVVMAAADEEPRPAPATPRAPVVTHTSGSVSALVVDRTVEPIPAPGSYGTMGHDPDVEMKE; encoded by the exons ATGCCACCCAAGAACGCGGGCGATCCCGAGGAAATCACCGGGCAGAGCGCTCTTCCCA TCTCGCGaatcaagaagatcgtccATTTGGACGAGGACATCGTGCAATGTTCCAACAACGCGACCTTTGTGATCGCCATGGCCACA GAAATGTTCATTCATTACCTTGCCGAGCAGGGGCATAATGTTGTCAAGTCAGAACGGAAACCACGGAAGACCGTTCAGTACAGAGATCTCG CGACCGCAGTATCACACATCGATAACCTCGAATTCCTTGCCGATGTAATTCCCAAGACAACCACCTACAAGCAattcaaggagaagaaagccaAGGAGGCGGCTGGgaatggtgatggtggtggtgtcaTGGAGAAGGGCCAGCGCACGTTGAACGGGACCGGTGCTCCCGCCAAGCAGGTGAACGGTAACTCGGCTGAAGATCCAATGGCAGTAGtgatggcagcagcagacgAAGAGCCTCGACCGGCTCCCGCGACTCCTCGGGCACCGGTAGTCACGCACACGTCGGGGTCGGTGAGtgcgctggtggtggatcGGACGGTCGAACCGATCCCTGCTCCGGGGAGTTATGGGACGATGGGCCATGATCCCGACGTGGAAATGAAAGAATGA